In Streptomyces sp. NBC_01381, the sequence GGGTGGCCGCACAGACCGAACGTATCGACATCGGATCCGCGATCTTCCAGATCCCGGCCCGGCAGCCCGCGATGACCGCCATGACGGCCGCCACGCTCGACTCGCTCTCCGGCGGCCGCTTCCGCCTGGGCCTCGGTGTCTCCGGACCGCAGGTGTCCGAGGGCTGGTACGGCGTCAGGTTCGACAAGCCGCTCGCCCGCACCCGTGAGTACGTCGAGATCGTCCGCAAGGCGATGACGCGCGAGCGTCTCTCCTACGAGGGCGAGCACTGGACGCTGCCGCTGCCGGAAGGCCCCGGCAAGCCCCTCAAGCTCACCGTCCACCCGCAGCGCGAGCACATCCCCCTGTACATCGCGGCGATCGGCCCCAAGAACCTGGAGCAGACCGGCGAGATCGCCGATGGCGCCCTGTTGATCTTCCCTGCGGCCGAGCACCTGGAGGAGACCGCGATCCGCCACCTGCGCGCCGGGCGCGAGAAGGCGGGCAAGACCATGGACGGCTTCGACATCGTCCCGACGCTGCCGCTCGCGGTCGGCGACGACGTGCCCGGCCTCGCCGACATGTTCCGCCCCTACACCGCCCTCTACGTGGGCGGCATGGGCAGCCGCAAGCAGAACTTCTACAACCAGCTCGCCCAGCGCATGGGCTACGAGAAGGAAGCCGCCGCGATCCAGGACAAGTACCTGTCCGGCGACAAGGACGGCGCTGCGGCCGCGGTGCCGCACGAGCTGATCGACTCGACCACGCTGCTCGGCTCAGTGGACCGCATCGCCGAGCGGATGCAGGCCTACGCGGCGGCCGGCGTCACCACCCTCACGCTGTCCCCGGCGGGCTTCACCCTGGAAGAGCGGATCAAGGCCCTGCGCGCGGGCACGGAAGCACTGGAGCGCGCCGGACTGGCGTAAGGGGGAGGGGGAAAGTTTCTGCGGCCGTGGTGGGGGCTCGGGGGGTCTTCCCCGCCACGGCCGTCACGGGGAACAACGCGCCGTGGAGCCCGTCGGTTACGGCCTGGTCCGGCCTTGACCGTCCTCCGTTTGGCGGAGCGGCCTCGTACCCCTGTTGCCCGGAGGTCGACATCGCCTTTGACTAGTTCTTTGCGGACGTCCGCGCGGAGGGCATGGAGGTGCCACTGATGCTTTCGGCCAAGAGTGTCTTCGACGAGATCCTCGACAACGACGAGTCGTTCCGGCTGTTCTGCTCCATCGCGGCCAGCGGCGAGTCGCAGGGTGGCTGGGAGAACGGGCGCATCGCGGAGCTGATCCCCGCGAGCGAGCGCGCCCTGGCACCCAAGGTGGTCCGGCACGGCGCCGACGAGGACAAGCACGGGCGGATCTTCAACGCGCTGATGCGCAAGCGCGGCCTCGAACCGGTCGAGGTCCCGCACGAGACCGACTACACGATGCTTCTGGAGAAGCACGGCATCGGCCTCGCGCACGAGCAGCTGAAGGCCGACGAGCCGCTGACCGTGCAGGACATCGTCACGTACCTCGCGCACAGCAGGGTCACCGAACAGCGCGCCTCCGAGCAGATGCGGCTGCTGCGCAAGTACTTCTCCGACCACCCCGACATCGGCCGCGCGGTCAAGATGATCTCGAACGACGAGGACAACCATCTGGCGTACTGCCACGAGGAGTTGCTCCGCTTTGCCCACGCCGGGCACGGCCGTGCCATCCAGCGCACCCTGCGCGAGTGCGCGCTCGCCGAGATCCGCGTCTACCGCGACGTCAGCCTCGCCGTGATGGACCACATGGGGCGCATCTTGGGCTGGCCGAAGGCCAAGTCGGCGGTGCTCGCCGCGGGCATCCACGGCGTGTACGCGTACGAACGTCTTGGCGGCTGGCGGCGGATGGTGTCCCTGGAGATGCCCGAGCGGCGTGACGCGCTGGGCGGGCCCGCCACCTCGGCGCCCGAGTTCGCCTGACCGCGGCCGCGGCCGCCCCTAGAGCCAGTCGCGGCTCTTGAACATCCGGTAGAGGAACACTTCGAGCGCCGCCATCAGCAGGATCACGGCCGGGTACGCCCACACCCAGTGCAGCTCGGGCATGTGGTCGAAGTTCATGCCGTAGACCCCCGCGAGCATCGTGGGGACCGCGACCATCGCCGCCCACGCCGAGATCTTCCGCATGTCGTCGTTCTGTCGCACGCTCATCTGCGCCAGATGCGCGGAGAGGATGTCGGACACCAGACGGTCGAGGCTGTCCACCGAGTCGTTCACCCGCGTCAGATGGTCGCTGACGTCCCGGAAGAACGGCCGGGCCGTGTCGTCCACGAACGGCACGTCGGGCGCGAAAGGGCCTACTCCGGAGAGGCGCATCATGGGCATCGCCAACGGTCCCGTGGCCCGGCGGAACTCGACGATCTGACGCTTGAACGTGTAGATCCGCGACGCCGAGTTGCGGGTGCCGCCGCGGTCCGGCGAGAAGACCTCCGTCTCCAGGACCTCCAGGTCCGTCTGCAGCTCGCCCGCCACGTCCAAGTAGTGGTCGACCGTGGCGTCGGCGATCGCGTACAGGACGGACGTCGGGCCGTGCCTGAGCACCTCGGGGTCCGCCTCCATGCGATGGCGTACGGCCGCGAGCGGTGACCCCTCGCCGTGCCGGACGGTCACCACGAAGGAGTCGCCGATGAAGACCATGATCTCGCCGGACGAGACGACGTCGCTCTCCGGCTCGTACACCACCGGCTTCAGGACCACGAAGAGCGAGTCGTCGAAGACTTCGAGCTTGGGCCGCTGATGCGCCTTCAGGGCGTCCTCCACCGCCAGCGGATGCAGCCCGAACTCCTCGCTGACCTGGTCGAACTCCGGCTCCGTCGGCTCGTACAGACCGATCCAGACGAACGCGTCGCCGGTGGCGCGCGCCTCGGCGAGCGCGTCCGAGAAGTGGCCGGAGCACTCGGTCCTTCGCCCGTCGCGGTACAGCGCACAGTCCACGATCACGGAGCGCATTCTTCCGAACCTCCGCTCGGGGCGCACCCCGTCGGCGGCTTAGGCTGGCCCGCATGCCCACGCTGATCCTCGTCCGGCACGGACGATCCACCGCCAACACCGCGGGCCTGCTCGCCGGGTGGACCCCCGGCGTGGCCCTGGACGAGCGCGGCGCCGCGCAGGCCGCCGCGCTCCCCGGACGCCTCGCGGACCTGCCGCTCGCCGAAGTCGTCACGAGCCCGCTGCAGCGCTGCCAGGAGACCGTCGCACCGCTGCTCGCCGCGCGGCCGGGACTGCGGTCGCACACCGACGACCGCATCGGGGAGTGCCACTACGGAGACTGGTCGGGCCGCAAGCTCGCCGAGCTGTCCGACGAACCGCTCATGGAGGTCGTGCAGCAGCATCCGTCGGCGGCCGCCTTCCCCGGCGGCGAGTCCATGCGGGCCATGCAGACGCGCGCCGCCGAGGCGGTACGCGAGTGGAACGCGCGCGTGGAGCGCGATCACGGCGCGGACGCGGTGTATCTGATGTGCTCGCACGGCGACATCATCAAGTCCCTGATCGCCGACGCCATCGGGCTCCACCTCGACCTCTTCCAGCGCATCTCCGTAGAGCCCTGTTCCGTCACCGCCATCCGGTACACACGCCTTCGCCCGTTCCTCGTACGTCTGGGCGACACCGGTGACTTCGGGTCGCTCGCGCCCCGCGAGGCGCCCGCCGGGGGCGACGCGGCGGTGGGTGGCGATGCGGGAGCACCGTGATCGTCCGCCGCAGTAGGGTGCAGAGGTCACGCCGCACCACCGCAAGTGATCCATCGCAGTCGATCCCAATGGAGACAGGACGTGTCGCGTCAGGTGTTCCTCTACGACCCGCCGGAACGCTTCGTGGCCGGAACGGTCGGGCTCCCCGGTCGGCGTACCTTCTTCCTCCAGGCCACCGCCGGAGCCCGGGTGACCAGCGTCGCCCTGGAGAAGACCCAAGTGGCCGCGCTCGCCGAACGCATGGAGGAGCTGCTCGACGAGGTCGTGCGCCGCAGCGGCGGCAACGCCCCTGTGCCGGCCGTCGCGCCCAGCGAGGTCAGTGACAGCGCGCCCCTGGACTCGCCCGTCGAGGAGGAGTTCCGGGTCGGCACGATGGCGCTCGCCTGGGACGGCGACGAGGAGCGGATGATCGTCGAGGCGCAGGCTCTGGTGGAGCTGGACGCTGAATCGGACGAGGATCTCGCCGAGGCCGAGGAAAGGCTTCTGCAGGACGAGGAGAACGGGCCGCCGATGCTGCGCGTCCGGCTCACCGGCGCGCAGGCCCGTGCCTTCGCCAAGCGCGCCCTCGACGTCGTGAACGCGGGGCGGCCGCCGTGCCCGCTGTGCAGCCTGCCGCTCGACCCGGAAGGACACGTATGCCCGCGCCAGAACGGATACCGGCGGGGCGCGTGAGTCCGGCCTCCGGCGCCGACGCCATGGAGCTGCTCACCCGCGGGGAGCTGACCGTGCGCGGGCAGATCCGGGAGGCGTCGAACGCGGTGCTGTACTGCACGGTCGCGTACGAGGGCGAGACGGCGGCCTGCGTCTACAAGCCCGTCGCCGGGGAGCGGCCCCTGTGGGACTTTCCCGACGGGACCCTCGCGCAGCGCGAGGTGGCGGCGTACGAGGTCTCCGAGGCGACGGGGTGGGGTCTTGTGCCGCCGACCGTCCTGCGGGACGGGCCGCACGGCGAGGGCATGTGCCAGCTGTGGATCGAGGGCTCCGAGGCGGAGGCCGACTCCGCGGAGCTGCTTGCCCTCGTCGAGGGCGAGGAGCCGGGGGAGGGCTGGAAGGCGATCGGGTTCGCCGATGTGGGGGAGGGGCGGACCGCGCTGCTCGTCCACGCGGACGATGTGCGGCTGCGGCGGCTTGCCGTGCTCGACGCGGTGATCAACAACGCGGATCGCAAGGGCGGGCATCTGCTGGTCGCTTCCGGGGGGCGGTTGTACGGGATCGACCACGGGGTCACGTTCAACGCCGAGGACAAGCTGCGGACGCTGTTGTGGGGGTGGGCGGGGGAGCCGCTGGCCGCCGAGGCGGTGGAGATTCTCCGCTCCCTGCGGGGCGCGCTGGAGGCGACTCAGCCGCTGTGCCTCCGGCTGGGCAAGCTGATCACTGGGGCTGAGGTGGACGCGCTCCGCGCGCGGGTGGACGCCTTGCTGGCCTCTGGCCTGTATCCCGCGCCGAGCGGGGAGTGGCCGGCGATTCCCTGGCCCCCGGTCTGATCCCCCTGCCCTTCGTCTGCGGGCCGTCTCCGAGCTGTCCCGCCGCTCCGCGGCGGGGAGGTCGCCGCGGAGCGGCGGGGTGCCCGTGGTGCGGGGTAATCGGGTGGGTGGGAGGGAAAGATCCGCCGCGCAGCGGCGGTGCAGTCGGCCCGCAGAGGCGCCTCCGCCGGCGAAGGCCCGGATAAACCTTGATCCCCGCTCGTATACGGATGGCCCGTCCGGTTAGGCTCATGGCATGCATGCCTGGCCCGCTTCTGAGGTCCCCGCCCTTCCTGGCAAGGGCCGCGACCTCCGGATCCACGACACCGCGACCGGCGGTCTTGTCACCCTTGACCCCGGTCCCGTCGCCCGTATCTACGTCTGCGGCATCACTCCGTACGACGCGACCCACATGGGTCACGCGGCGACCTACAACGCGTTCGACCTTGTGCAGCGCGTGTGGCTCGACACCAAGCGGCAGGTTCATTACGTCCAGAACGTGACCGACGTGGACGACCCGCTCCTCGAACGCGCGAACCGCGACGGCAAGGACTGGGTCGAGCTCGCCGAGGGCGAGACCGCGCTGTTCCGCGAGGACATGACCGCGCTGCGGCTCCTGCCGCCCCAGCACTACATCGGAGCCGTCGAGGCGATACCCGGCATCGTGCCGCTCGTCGAACGGCTCCGTGACATGGGCGCGGCCTATGAGCTGGAGGGGGACGTCTACTTCTCCGTCGAGTCCGACGCCCACTTCGGCGAGGTCTCCGGCCTCGACCGTGCCGCGATGAAACTGCTCTCCGCCGAGCGCGGCGGCGACCCGGAGCGCCCCGGCAAGAAGGACCCGCTCGACCCGATGCTCTGGATGGCCGCCCGTGAGGGCGAGCCGAGCTGGGACGGGGCCTCGCTCGGCCGCGGCCGGCCCGGCTGGCACATCGAGTGTGTGGCCATCGCCCTCGACCACCTGGGGATGGGCTTCGACGTGCAGGGCGGCGGATCGGATCTCGCCTTCCCGCACCACGAGATGGGCGCCTCGCACGCGCAGGTCCTGACCGGCGAGCACCCGTTCGCCAAGGCGTACGTGCACGCCGGCATGGTCGCCCTGGACGGCGCGAAGATGTCCAAGTCCAAGGGCAACCTCGTCTTCGTGTCGAAGCTGCGGCGGGACGGGACCGACCCGGCCGCCATCCGCCTCTCCCTGCTCGCGCACCACTACCGCGCGGACTGGGAGTGGACCGACGACGTCCTGCGGGACGCCGTCGAGCGCCTCGGGCGCTGGCGCGCCGCCGTCTCCCGCCCCGACGGGCCGTCGGCCGACGCGCTGGTCGAGGAGATCCGCGAGGCCCTCGCGAACGACCTGGACGCACCGACGGCGCTCGCCGCCGTCGACCGCTGGGCCGCCCGCCAGGACGCCGACGGCGGTACGGACGAGGGCGCCCCCGGCGTCGTATCGCGTGCCGTCGACGCACTGCTTGGCGTGGCCCTGTAAACCACCGGGTCACCTGATCACCGGTTTCATCGCATGGGCCGCTCCGGAAATCCAGGAGCGGCCCATCAAAGTCCATGGCCGCGGCGGCCGTTGAAGCGCTAGACCTCCGCCATGAGATCACCCACTCGCTTCAGACGGGCGGCGCTCGCCGCCGCCCTGCTAGGACTCCTCGCGGCGTTCGCCGGACCCGGCGGCGCTGCCGCGCGGGCCGCCGACGAGCCCGCGACCACCGTCGGGGACGTCACGGACTTCGCCGCCGACGAGTCCGTCTACCGGATCGGCGCGGGCAAGGCCGAGGCCCGCGTCAGCTTCGTATCGAAGGAGACGTTCCGGCTCGAACTCGCCCCCGAGGGCGACTTCACCGACCCGACCGGCAAGGACATCGTCCTTCCGCAGGGCGAGCCGCCGAGCACCAAGTGGGCCGACAAGGGCGACCGCTACGAACTGAGCACCTCCGAAGTGACCCTGCGCGCCTACAAGTCGCCCCTCCGGTTCGCGCTCCACCGCGCCGACGGGACCGAGATCTGGGCCGAGTCCAAGGGGCTGTCCTGGACGAAGGACGCCACCACGCAGAGCCTGGCGCGCGGCGCCGACGAGCAGTTCTACGGCGCCGGGATGCAGAACGGGCGCGGCAACACCTCGCACCGCGGCAAGAAGGTCGAGGTGAGCGTCGACTACAACTGGGACGACGGCGGGCACCCCAACTCCGTGCCCTTCTACCTGTCTTCGGAGGGGTATGGCGTCTTCCGTAATACGTACGCGCCCAACACCTACGACTTCGCCGAGCCGGTGACGGCCACCGCCAAGGAACAGCGCTTCGACGCCTACTACTTCGCGGGCCGCGGCGGCGACGCCGCCAAGGACGTCATCGGGCAGTACACGAAGCTCACCGGGAAGCCCTTCCTGCCGCCCGTCTATGGGCTGGAGATCGGTGACGCCGACTGCTATCTCCACAACGCCAACCAGGGGGAACGGCACACCCTGGACTCCCTGAAGGTCGCCGACGAGTATCTGAAGCACGACATGCCGGGCGGCTGGATGCTCGTCAACGACGGCTACGGCTGCGGCTACGAAGACCTCGCCGAGACCGCCGAGGGCCTCCAGGACCGCGATATGCAGCTC encodes:
- a CDS encoding LLM class F420-dependent oxidoreductase, yielding MQLGINLGYWGAGMDGDNLAVAKEADKLGYAVCWAAEAYGSDAATVLSWVAAQTERIDIGSAIFQIPARQPAMTAMTAATLDSLSGGRFRLGLGVSGPQVSEGWYGVRFDKPLARTREYVEIVRKAMTRERLSYEGEHWTLPLPEGPGKPLKLTVHPQREHIPLYIAAIGPKNLEQTGEIADGALLIFPAAEHLEETAIRHLRAGREKAGKTMDGFDIVPTLPLAVGDDVPGLADMFRPYTALYVGGMGSRKQNFYNQLAQRMGYEKEAAAIQDKYLSGDKDGAAAAVPHELIDSTTLLGSVDRIAERMQAYAAAGVTTLTLSPAGFTLEERIKALRAGTEALERAGLA
- a CDS encoding ferritin-like domain-containing protein translates to MLSAKSVFDEILDNDESFRLFCSIAASGESQGGWENGRIAELIPASERALAPKVVRHGADEDKHGRIFNALMRKRGLEPVEVPHETDYTMLLEKHGIGLAHEQLKADEPLTVQDIVTYLAHSRVTEQRASEQMRLLRKYFSDHPDIGRAVKMISNDEDNHLAYCHEELLRFAHAGHGRAIQRTLRECALAEIRVYRDVSLAVMDHMGRILGWPKAKSAVLAAGIHGVYAYERLGGWRRMVSLEMPERRDALGGPATSAPEFA
- the corA gene encoding magnesium/cobalt transporter CorA yields the protein MIVDCALYRDGRRTECSGHFSDALAEARATGDAFVWIGLYEPTEPEFDQVSEEFGLHPLAVEDALKAHQRPKLEVFDDSLFVVLKPVVYEPESDVVSSGEIMVFIGDSFVVTVRHGEGSPLAAVRHRMEADPEVLRHGPTSVLYAIADATVDHYLDVAGELQTDLEVLETEVFSPDRGGTRNSASRIYTFKRQIVEFRRATGPLAMPMMRLSGVGPFAPDVPFVDDTARPFFRDVSDHLTRVNDSVDSLDRLVSDILSAHLAQMSVRQNDDMRKISAWAAMVAVPTMLAGVYGMNFDHMPELHWVWAYPAVILLMAALEVFLYRMFKSRDWL
- a CDS encoding histidine phosphatase family protein, whose product is MPTLILVRHGRSTANTAGLLAGWTPGVALDERGAAQAAALPGRLADLPLAEVVTSPLQRCQETVAPLLAARPGLRSHTDDRIGECHYGDWSGRKLAELSDEPLMEVVQQHPSAAAFPGGESMRAMQTRAAEAVREWNARVERDHGADAVYLMCSHGDIIKSLIADAIGLHLDLFQRISVEPCSVTAIRYTRLRPFLVRLGDTGDFGSLAPREAPAGGDAAVGGDAGAP
- a CDS encoding DUF3090 domain-containing protein — its product is MSRQVFLYDPPERFVAGTVGLPGRRTFFLQATAGARVTSVALEKTQVAALAERMEELLDEVVRRSGGNAPVPAVAPSEVSDSAPLDSPVEEEFRVGTMALAWDGDEERMIVEAQALVELDAESDEDLAEAEERLLQDEENGPPMLRVRLTGAQARAFAKRALDVVNAGRPPCPLCSLPLDPEGHVCPRQNGYRRGA
- a CDS encoding SCO1664 family protein, yielding MPAPERIPAGRVSPASGADAMELLTRGELTVRGQIREASNAVLYCTVAYEGETAACVYKPVAGERPLWDFPDGTLAQREVAAYEVSEATGWGLVPPTVLRDGPHGEGMCQLWIEGSEAEADSAELLALVEGEEPGEGWKAIGFADVGEGRTALLVHADDVRLRRLAVLDAVINNADRKGGHLLVASGGRLYGIDHGVTFNAEDKLRTLLWGWAGEPLAAEAVEILRSLRGALEATQPLCLRLGKLITGAEVDALRARVDALLASGLYPAPSGEWPAIPWPPV
- the mshC gene encoding cysteine--1-D-myo-inosityl 2-amino-2-deoxy-alpha-D-glucopyranoside ligase, with translation MHAWPASEVPALPGKGRDLRIHDTATGGLVTLDPGPVARIYVCGITPYDATHMGHAATYNAFDLVQRVWLDTKRQVHYVQNVTDVDDPLLERANRDGKDWVELAEGETALFREDMTALRLLPPQHYIGAVEAIPGIVPLVERLRDMGAAYELEGDVYFSVESDAHFGEVSGLDRAAMKLLSAERGGDPERPGKKDPLDPMLWMAAREGEPSWDGASLGRGRPGWHIECVAIALDHLGMGFDVQGGGSDLAFPHHEMGASHAQVLTGEHPFAKAYVHAGMVALDGAKMSKSKGNLVFVSKLRRDGTDPAAIRLSLLAHHYRADWEWTDDVLRDAVERLGRWRAAVSRPDGPSADALVEEIREALANDLDAPTALAAVDRWAARQDADGGTDEGAPGVVSRAVDALLGVAL